One Coffea eugenioides isolate CCC68of chromosome 2, Ceug_1.0, whole genome shotgun sequence genomic window, TTTACAGGGGCTTCCCACCCCTTCTTAACCACTCTCTCTGTTCTTTTTATACATTCGGTTCCAGGAAGTTATAGGCCAAATCTTTCTCCCCTAGGACCGTAAAGGATCGTCGTCCATCACTCTCTTCTTTCCATCAGAATCTGAAGCAAATGCaaatgaatttatattttttcgGCATTTTCTGCTTCTTAGCATTACTCTCCCAGTCAAGTACTAAATTCCTTCTCTGCCTGAGAGTGAATGCATGTGATTTAATCTGCGAAGATTGTACCAATTCAAAAATTCACTGACATGTTTACTCTTGTTTGGTTGTAGATGGAATTCAACTTATAATAGTGAACAACTGCAAAGAGAGCGTATGGCCTGGGATTCTTGGCACTGCAGGCCATCAGACCCCGAACGATGGCGGATTCCATCTGTCTACCGGCGAACAGATAGTGGTAGAAGTGCCCGAGAAGTGGTCCGGCAGAATATGGGGCAGGCAAGGCTGCTGTTTTGATGAACAGGGTAAAGGTTCATGCCAAACCGGAGACTGCACGGGCCTCCTTGAGTGCATGGGCACCGGGGGGCTGCCCCCAGCAACACTAGTAGAAATGACGCTAGGAACTGCACAGAATCAGTTGCACTACTATGATGTGAGTTTGGTTGATGGTTTCAACCTCCCCGTCTCGATGATTCCGGTTGGTGGCGGCGTTGGCTGTGGAGTGGCGGCCTGTGAGGCAAATGTGAATGCGTGCTGTCCTGCGGCCTTGGTGGTGAGAAGACGAGGGAAAGTGGTGGGATGCAAGAGCGCCTGTCTGGCCACAAAGGCACCTAGATATTGCTGTACCGGGGAATATGGTAGCCGGGGAAGTTGTAAACCAACAGTTTTCTCCAATCTGTTCAAGGCCATCTGCCCCAGGGCATATAGCTATGCACAAGATGAACCAG contains:
- the LOC113763463 gene encoding thaumatin-like protein, which produces MQMNLYFFGIFCFLALLSQSNGIQLIIVNNCKESVWPGILGTAGHQTPNDGGFHLSTGEQIVVEVPEKWSGRIWGRQGCCFDEQGKGSCQTGDCTGLLECMGTGGLPPATLVEMTLGTAQNQLHYYDVSLVDGFNLPVSMIPVGGGVGCGVAACEANVNACCPAALVVRRRGKVVGCKSACLATKAPRYCCTGEYGSRGSCKPTVFSNLFKAICPRAYSYAQDEPAGLKRCRAPRYVITFCPPHKTLR